The sequence TTTGATTTTTGTTAAAATAAGATCTCACCCTATTTTTCAAATTTTTGGCTTTTCCAATATAGATAATCTGGCCGTCAGAATCTTTCATTAAATAAATTCCAGGATCAGTTGGAATGTTAATTTTAGAAATATCAAAGGTCATTTTTTTAACAATTTTTTCAAATACTTTCCAGTATAACTTCCAGGTGCTTTTGCAATATCTTTTGGAGTGCCAACTGCAACTACTTTTCCACCTTCATCTCCACCCTCAGGTCCAAGATCAATTAACCAATCAGAATTTTTGATTACATCCATGTTATGTTCAATTACAACCACAGTGTTTCCCAAGTTTACTAGACGATTAAGAACATCTAATAATTTTTGAACATCTGCAAAATGCAGACCGGTTGTAGGCTCATCTAAAATGTATAATGTTTTCCCAGTACCTCGTTTAGATAATTCAGATGCAAGTTTTACTCTTTGAGCTTCACCTCCAGATAATGTAGTTGATGATTGTCCTAGTTTGATATACCCTAAACCTACATCATATACAGTTTGTAATTTTCGTTGAATTGCAGGGATGTTCTCAAAGAAATTCAATGCCTCGTATACAGTCATATCTAAAATGTCAGAAATATTTTTTCCCTTGTACAATACAGATAAAGTTTCAGTATTGTATCTTTTTCCTTTACATTCATCACACTTTACATAAACATCAGATAAAAACTGCATTTCAATTTGCTTAACACCATCACCATCACATGCAAAACATCGTCCATCAGCTACATTAAATGAGAATTGACCTGGTGCATATCCACGTTCTTTTGATAATGCAGTATTTGCATAAAGTTCTCTGATAGGTGTAAAAGCTCCAATGTATGTTGCAGGGTTTGAACGTGGTGTTCTACCAATCGGAGATTGATCAATTGCAATTACTTTATCAATATTTTCTATACCTGTAATATCTTTGTGCATTCCTGGTCGAATATTAGATTTGGAAAAATAATTTTGTAATGTTTTTAATAAAATATCATTAATCAAAGTGGATTTTCCAGAACCAGAAACACCAGTTACAGAAACAAATAATCCCAAAGGAATTTCAATATTAATTTCTTTTAAATTATTTTCAGATGCTTTACTAATCAATAGAGAACCTGAACGATTACGAATTTTATCATCTAAATTAATCAACGAATTATCTTTCAAATATTTGCCAGTTACAGATTTGTTATCTTTAAGAATTTGATTGACTGTTCCTTCAAAAACTACATGTCCACCATGCACACCAGCCCCGGGACCTAAATCTATCATCCAGTCTGAATTTCGTATAACTTCTTCGTCATGCTCTACTACTATGACAGTATTTCCTAGATTTCGTAGCTTATTTAGCGTTTTAATGAGTCGGGTGTTATCTCGTTGATGTAATCCAATAGTAGGTTCATCTAAAACATACAAAACTCCAGTTAAATTAGAACCAATTTGCGTGGCCAATCTAATTCTTTGTGATTCTCCACCAGACAGAGTAGAACTTAATCTATTTAATGTAAGATAATTTAATCCAACATTCATTAAAAATTCTAGACGTTCTTTAATTTCTTTTAGGACATCTCTTGCAATGTATTGTTCATTTGTTGTTAATTTTAATGATGAAAAAAAATCATAGCAATGATCAATTGACATATCACATACATCCATTATTCCTTTTTCATTAATATTAACTGCAAGTGATTCTGGTTTTAGTTTTTTACCATTACATGTGGTACATGGAGTATCTCTCATGAATTGTTTTAGCCATTCTCTTTTTGATTCAGAATCAGTTTCCATAAATGAACGCTGTAAATTATTTAAAACACCTTCAAAGGCATTAGTTGATTGCCAAGATGAATCTCCAGACTTTGAATGATATGTAAAATCAATTAAATCATCAGTTCCATGTAAAATAATTTGAAGATGTTTTGGTTTGATCTTATCAAAAGGAGTCATCAAATCAAACCCAAATTTTTTTCCTACCGCTCTTAGTGCTTGGCGTCTAAATGCAGAAAATCTACCACTCCATGGAACAATTGCCCCATCCAAAATAGATTTTGTTTTATCAGGCACCACTAAATCTGCATCAAACTCCATCTTTACTCCCAAACCATTACATGTTTTACACATTCCAAAAGGAGAATTAAATGAAAAAGAACGAGGTTCTAAATCACCGACAGTTAATCCACAATATGGACATGCATTATTTTGAGAGAAAATCTTCTCAGATTTATCTGTGGCAATCATCACATCTCCTTTTGATGCTTTGATTGCAGTTTGTATTGCCTCAAAAAGTCTAGAGCGCTCTGATTTTTCAGTTGTAATTCTATCAA comes from Nitrosopumilus oxyclinae and encodes:
- the uvrA gene encoding excinuclease ABC subunit UvrA, with the translated sequence MVENKLKIRGARHHNLKNLDVDIPKNKLVVISGLSGSGKSTLAFDTIYAEGQRRYVESLSSYARQFLEMMDKPDVDSIEGLSPAISIQQKTTSKNPRSTVGTTTEIYDYMRLLFARIGIPYCTNCGRKVSTQSIERICDSVLKDFSGKKILVLAPMVQRKKGTYEKLFEQIKKDGYSRIRLNGEILSLDNDIPPLDRQKWHNIEIVVDRITTEKSERSRLFEAIQTAIKASKGDVMIATDKSEKIFSQNNACPYCGLTVGDLEPRSFSFNSPFGMCKTCNGLGVKMEFDADLVVPDKTKSILDGAIVPWSGRFSAFRRQALRAVGKKFGFDLMTPFDKIKPKHLQIILHGTDDLIDFTYHSKSGDSSWQSTNAFEGVLNNLQRSFMETDSESKREWLKQFMRDTPCTTCNGKKLKPESLAVNINEKGIMDVCDMSIDHCYDFFSSLKLTTNEQYIARDVLKEIKERLEFLMNVGLNYLTLNRLSSTLSGGESQRIRLATQIGSNLTGVLYVLDEPTIGLHQRDNTRLIKTLNKLRNLGNTVIVVEHDEEVIRNSDWMIDLGPGAGVHGGHVVFEGTVNQILKDNKSVTGKYLKDNSLINLDDKIRNRSGSLLISKASENNLKEINIEIPLGLFVSVTGVSGSGKSTLINDILLKTLQNYFSKSNIRPGMHKDITGIENIDKVIAIDQSPIGRTPRSNPATYIGAFTPIRELYANTALSKERGYAPGQFSFNVADGRCFACDGDGVKQIEMQFLSDVYVKCDECKGKRYNTETLSVLYKGKNISDILDMTVYEALNFFENIPAIQRKLQTVYDVGLGYIKLGQSSTTLSGGEAQRVKLASELSKRGTGKTLYILDEPTTGLHFADVQKLLDVLNRLVNLGNTVVVIEHNMDVIKNSDWLIDLGPEGGDEGGKVVAVGTPKDIAKAPGSYTGKYLKKLLKK